Proteins encoded by one window of Candidatus Zixiibacteriota bacterium:
- a CDS encoding carboxypeptidase regulatory-like domain-containing protein has product MNKTIFTKSLGLLIFALGFIGQTQAQSDIFQDNSEPISAGSFMAVDLLPDIYVAPNYLYDNDISTTTIPGRRVLRLSNGTANIGLGKLYIYGTLPSNGDGTQNINQRIYRTDGTFYDRPAGRFIFHAGHDHIHVENWSIFRLRQILPGDGVGAVVAQGAKTSFCILDLQVYNSSLPNYNPRGQFLSCASTIQGLSVGWVDIYGKHLAGQNIDVTTLADGVYWLESEVDPGNTFLESNETNNISRVKVTIGTPAPINADAYEPNNSLAIVNDRVEGSINSPNLGPCAPIKNISGLTIQGSSDPDFFKFYLNSTGGPSDYVKTTFTHALGDVDMVLLSSANVQLAKSEGIVNNETISLNGRAKGWYFLRVYGYNGATNPSYGVIVDPPANGSPSITTTAPPVGNVNVLHAIDNYSVNWTFSDPEADKCWVTVYVNSAPVLNGSQVLLPTSINTDASAGLFNINTSELPLGTYYVYCQISDAGTVTGSWAPGTITLVENNISGTIAGTVTGAGGLPLADLTVTLINTGSTARTNNSGQYAFNGLLSSSYGLSFSYAGYFDTTVLGLILSAPNTTFLDMQMRPIPPPVGTISGIVRNQSAVALPGVTVQLLSPLLNSTTDILGQFSFSNLLSGVYSLKFSSVGYLYTTVVGTVVNAPATTNMTVIMRAVPTPVGTISGIVRNQSSVALPGVTVQLLSPLQNSTTDILGQFSFSNLLS; this is encoded by the coding sequence ATGAATAAGACTATTTTCACCAAAAGTCTCGGACTTTTGATTTTTGCATTGGGGTTTATTGGCCAGACCCAAGCCCAGTCAGATATATTTCAGGATAACTCCGAGCCAATTTCAGCAGGGTCGTTCATGGCCGTAGACCTTCTTCCGGACATCTATGTCGCGCCGAATTATCTCTACGATAACGACATTTCGACCACCACCATCCCCGGCCGAAGAGTACTCCGGCTTTCAAACGGAACCGCAAATATCGGGCTTGGAAAACTTTATATTTACGGAACTCTGCCAAGTAACGGCGACGGCACACAAAACATAAATCAGCGAATCTACCGAACCGACGGGACATTCTATGACCGCCCGGCGGGACGATTCATTTTCCATGCAGGCCATGATCATATCCATGTTGAGAACTGGAGCATTTTTCGGCTTCGCCAGATTCTCCCCGGCGACGGAGTCGGCGCAGTGGTAGCCCAAGGGGCAAAGACCAGCTTTTGCATTCTTGATCTCCAAGTCTACAACAGTTCTCTGCCCAATTATAATCCAAGAGGGCAGTTTCTTAGTTGCGCTTCAACGATTCAAGGGTTGTCTGTTGGTTGGGTTGATATTTACGGCAAGCATCTGGCCGGGCAAAATATCGATGTGACGACTCTGGCCGATGGAGTCTACTGGCTTGAATCCGAAGTCGACCCCGGCAACACGTTTCTTGAATCAAACGAGACCAACAATATCTCGCGGGTTAAAGTAACCATTGGCACGCCTGCCCCAATAAACGCCGATGCCTATGAGCCCAATAATTCTCTTGCTATTGTCAATGATCGAGTCGAAGGCTCAATCAACAGCCCGAACCTTGGGCCATGTGCTCCAATTAAAAATATCTCCGGCTTGACCATCCAAGGAAGCTCGGACCCTGACTTTTTTAAATTCTATCTCAACTCAACGGGCGGTCCTTCGGATTATGTGAAGACGACTTTCACTCACGCGCTCGGCGATGTAGACATGGTTCTGCTGAGCTCAGCCAATGTTCAGTTGGCGAAATCAGAAGGAATCGTAAACAACGAAACGATCTCGCTCAATGGCCGCGCCAAGGGCTGGTATTTTCTCCGAGTCTACGGCTACAACGGCGCAACCAATCCATCTTACGGCGTTATTGTTGATCCGCCAGCCAACGGCTCTCCATCGATTACGACGACCGCTCCGCCAGTTGGAAATGTCAATGTCCTGCATGCCATCGACAACTACAGTGTCAATTGGACATTTTCAGACCCGGAGGCTGATAAATGCTGGGTCACAGTTTATGTCAATTCCGCGCCTGTGCTCAATGGCAGCCAAGTCCTCTTGCCGACATCCATAAATACCGATGCCAGTGCTGGGCTTTTTAATATCAATACTTCAGAATTGCCGCTGGGTACATATTACGTCTATTGCCAAATCAGCGATGCCGGTACTGTGACCGGTTCATGGGCGCCGGGAACCATCACACTGGTCGAGAATAATATTTCCGGAACGATTGCCGGGACGGTTACCGGAGCCGGGGGGTTGCCTTTGGCTGATCTCACAGTCACTCTGATCAACACCGGCTCAACAGCGCGAACCAATAACAGCGGCCAGTATGCCTTCAACGGTTTATTGAGCAGTAGTTATGGTCTGAGCTTTTCGTATGCCGGATATTTTGATACGACTGTTTTAGGTCTAATACTCAGTGCGCCGAATACAACGTTCCTGGATATGCAGATGCGTCCTATCCCTCCACCCGTTGGCACAATTTCCGGAATAGTGCGGAATCAATCTGCAGTCGCGCTTCCAGGTGTGACAGTCCAATTGCTGTCTCCCTTGCTGAACAGCACGACAGATATTCTCGGTCAGTTTTCTTTTTCAAATCTGCTTTCCGGAGTATACAGTCTGAAATTTTCGTCAGTTGGTTATCTCTATACGACCGTGGTCGGCACTGTGGTTAACGCGCCAGCCACAACAAATATGACTGTCATCATGCGCGCTGTTCCGACGCCTGTGGGCACGATCTCCGGAATAGTGCGGAATCAATCTTCAGTCGCGCTTCCAGGTGTGACAGTCCAATTGCTGTCTCCCTTGCAGAACAGCACGACAGATATTCTCGGTCAGTTTTCTTTTTCAAATCTGCTTTCCG